TGCTATTAATGTAAATATTTTCAATCGTGCTGGATTGAATATTATCCATCCCTGATAGATCCTGGAGTGCATCATTTGAAATGATAATTAAATCGCCGGATAGCGTATCCAGGGATGAAAGAGCAATTAAGCTGGTAAGGGCGTTATTATATATAATAGTAAAACGATCTCCAATGTATGTAAGGCTCTCAAGTCCGGTAAGACTCGTGAGCATATTATTATTTTTTATCAGAAACTGACCATTTATTCTTCTGAGGTTCCCAAGTCCGCTAAAATTTTCCATTTTTTGATTATAAGTAAAAAATAAAACACCTGTTGAATCCAGATTCGATAATGCAGATATGTTATCCAGATCATTATTGTAGGACATACCAATCCCATATCTGGCCTTCCTCAGAGTATTCAATCCATCCAAACTGTTAAGGGAATCATTTTGTTCCAAACTTAAATATCCATAAATATTTATCAGATTTTCCAAGCCGTTCAGATTTTTGAAACTACTTTGTTGAATGCTCAAGTCACCATTGATGGTTTGCAACATCCCCAGGGCACTTAAATCATGAAGGTTGGAATTATTGATAATCCTTAACCCTCCCAGGTAAGCAATGTTTTCCATTCCGTTTAAGGCGGTCAGAGAAGGATTATTGTAAATTCTGACTTCACCGGATATAGAATCCATCGATGATAAACCTGAGAGATCTGTTAGATTATCGTTCCCGCTTATTTCTATATAATTGGATATATATTTCAAAGAATTTAACCCAATAAGGTTCTGGATTAAACCATTTTCCTTAATTGTTATACTTCCTGTAACGGAATCTAAATTGCTAAGATCCGATAAATCAATTAATGCATTATTGTCTTTGATATTCAGTAACCCATTAACCTTATGTATATTATGCAGTCCATATAAACTGGTCAAGGAATTATTTCCATAAACAAGAAGCTCACCATTTAATGTGGTAAGATAATCAAGTCCCTCTAATGTGATTAATTGTTCATTTTCAGCTATTTCCAGGCCTTCTCCGAATGAAAGCATACTATTCAGTCCTGTTAAATTCTCAATTCCGTTATTTCTTATTTCCATGGCCATGCCAATGAAAGTGAGGTTTTCCAATCCGGTAAGATCTTGCAGGAGCGGATTGGAATTCAGTTCAAAAAAATTACTGATAGAATCCAGATTATTTAATCCAACAAGGCTTTCAAGTTTTAGATTACCATAAATAGTAAAGGATCTTCCAATTTTTTGAAGGTTTTCCAAACCATGCAGATTGATCAGGGAATCATTGCCCCATATGCTTAATGATTTGCCTATTGAAGTCAGGACATTAAGTCCGTTTAAATTCGTGATATTATGACCGTTGATCTGAACTGACCCTTCAATTTCTGAACAACCCGGGTAGTTGATCTGAAAACTGTCGATTTGTGATTGTCTGTTGAACTCAATTCCATCAGGAAGGCATGATTGAGCAAGTGACAGGTTGAATATTAATAGCGAAAAAATTAATATGGCATAAGATTTCATGGCACGAAATTAATGCTACAAGTTAGTCACTTTTAACCGGAAAAGCAAGTTGAGGGACGCCATCCTACGGGATGGAGTCCCTTTTAAAGTGAACAATGCCCTCCCTCCATGCGTTATTAGTTCAAATAAATTGCATACGATATGCCTTTCTATCACCGCCTGGGACAAATACCCCACAAACGCCATACACAGTTCAGAAAACCCGACGGCAGCCTGTATGCCGAACAACTGGTTTCAACAGAGGGTTTTTCCGATCATTATTCCCTGGTTTATCATCACTACGCGCCAACCATGGTAAAGGCCATTGATGAACCTTACAATGTAAAACCGGAAATTGCTGTGGCGAAAAATATGCAACACCGAAGCTTCAACGGTTTTAATATTAAACCTGTAGATGATTTCCTGGAAAGTCGCGTTCCTGTCCTGGTAAACAACGACCTGTATATCTCCCTCGCGGCCCCGGGGAAATCCATGAAAGACTACTTCTTTAAAAACTCCGCGGCCACAGAAATGATCTTCATCCATGAGGGCTCAGGGGTGCTCAGAACGATGTACGGAAACATCCCTTTTGCCTACGGCGATCACCTGATCATTCCCAGAGGGATTATCTATCAAATGGAATTCAATGATGAAAACAATCGCCTGCTCATTGTCGAATCGTCCAGCCCCATACGTTTTCCGAAACGTTACCTGAGCAAATACGGCCAGCTGATGGAACATGCTCCTTTGCACGAACGGGATATCCGTCCGCCACAATTACTGGAAACCCACAATGAGAAAGGCGATTTCCTGGTAAAAATAAAAAGGGACGATACCATTTTCCCTTACCATTATGCCACACATCCTTTCGACCTTATCGGCTGGGATGGCTACCATTTTCCCTATGCCATCTCCATCCACGATTTCGAACCCATCACAGGAAGGGTACATCAACCGCCACCGGTTCATCAGACTTTCGAAGCTCATAACTATGTGATGTGTGCATTCGTTCCCAGGATGTACGACTACCACCCGCAAGCCATCCCCGCTCCCTATAACCACAGCAATGTGGATTCCGATGAGGTGCTCTACTATGTCGATGGGGAGTTCATGAGTCGTAAACATGTTGACCGCGGACAAATCACCCTGCACCCGACCGGAATCCCTCACGGACCGCACCCCGGGACAGTGGAGAAAAGCATAGGCCAGAAAGAAACTAAAGAACTGGCCGTTATGATCGATACTTTCAGGCCTCTGATGCTTAC
This sequence is a window from Bacteroidota bacterium. Protein-coding genes within it:
- a CDS encoding T9SS type A sorting domain-containing protein, with the translated sequence MKSYAILIFSLLIFNLSLAQSCLPDGIEFNRQSQIDSFQINYPGCSEIEGSVQINGHNITNLNGLNVLTSIGKSLSIWGNDSLINLHGLENLQKIGRSFTIYGNLKLESLVGLNNLDSISNFFELNSNPLLQDLTGLENLTFIGMAMEIRNNGIENLTGLNSMLSFGEGLEIAENEQLITLEGLDYLTTLNGELLVYGNNSLTSLYGLHNIHKVNGLLNIKDNNALIDLSDLSNLDSVTGSITIKENGLIQNLIGLNSLKYISNYIEISGNDNLTDLSGLSSMDSISGEVRIYNNPSLTALNGMENIAYLGGLRIINNSNLHDLSALGMLQTINGDLSIQQSSFKNLNGLENLINIYGYLSLEQNDSLNSLDGLNTLRKARYGIGMSYNNDLDNISALSNLDSTGVLFFTYNQKMENFSGLGNLRRINGQFLIKNNNMLTSLTGLESLTYIGDRFTIIYNNALTSLIALSSLDTLSGDLIIISNDALQDLSGMDNIQSSTIENIYINSNEKLSTCDVESICEYLVSPCGDVFIYSNAPGCNSRLEAEEACGITAIEDFYEPSVTISPNPCSNTTTLHYHLDKGTFVILEIFNHYGQKEVSNKYGKKDKGFHSIQLDMGQYSAGIYFYRLRVENGFATGKIVLSDKDF
- a CDS encoding homogentisate 1,2-dioxygenase, coding for MPFYHRLGQIPHKRHTQFRKPDGSLYAEQLVSTEGFSDHYSLVYHHYAPTMVKAIDEPYNVKPEIAVAKNMQHRSFNGFNIKPVDDFLESRVPVLVNNDLYISLAAPGKSMKDYFFKNSAATEMIFIHEGSGVLRTMYGNIPFAYGDHLIIPRGIIYQMEFNDENNRLLIVESSSPIRFPKRYLSKYGQLMEHAPLHERDIRPPQLLETHNEKGDFLVKIKRDDTIFPYHYATHPFDLIGWDGYHFPYAISIHDFEPITGRVHQPPPVHQTFEAHNYVMCAFVPRMYDYHPQAIPAPYNHSNVDSDEVLYYVDGEFMSRKHVDRGQITLHPTGIPHGPHPGTVEKSIGQKETKELAVMIDTFRPLMLTRQAMEIEDKDYYLSWLD